From the Planktothrix tepida PCC 9214 genome, one window contains:
- a CDS encoding DHA2 family efflux MFS transporter permease subunit, whose protein sequence is MNQPQYITGYLKWAIALTAALGAILEVIDTSIVNVALTHMQASLGATVTEIAWVVTGYAIANVILIPLTAWLGDFFGRKAYFIFSLVGFTLASILCGLSVNLPMLVISRILQGLCGGGLLAKGQAILFQTFPPHEQGVAQAVFGVGVIAGPAIGPTLGGYLTDTLGWRWIFFINLPFGILATLMAWLFLPKDENKSNNTKVDWWGIILLTVAVGSLQALLEEGEQEDWFSSNFIRTLAIAATVGMALFIWRELTTRTPAVDLRVLRYRSLSAGSIYSGILGMGLYGTLFVVPIFAQSILDFSATQTGFLLAPGALSSAVVMILLGKISTKVDARILIAIGAIGSALVMFDLSNISPQTGTDQLFWPLVMRGGVTVLMFLPLSLATLGALPKQAVSAGSGFYNLTRQLGGSVGIAALTSLLSQREAFHRAVLLTHLTPYDFATNERLQTLTATFQSKGMDVVTAQQQALASLSQIVDTQAAVLSFADVFRVVGVAFLCSLPLLMFLGKGGKGAKAPAAH, encoded by the coding sequence ATGAATCAACCCCAGTATATTACGGGTTATTTGAAGTGGGCGATCGCATTAACTGCGGCTTTAGGAGCTATTTTAGAAGTTATTGATACCAGTATTGTTAACGTTGCCCTTACTCATATGCAAGCCAGTTTAGGGGCAACGGTGACAGAAATTGCTTGGGTGGTAACGGGTTATGCGATCGCTAACGTGATTTTAATCCCCTTAACCGCTTGGCTCGGAGATTTTTTCGGTCGAAAAGCTTACTTTATTTTCTCCTTAGTTGGTTTTACCCTGGCATCTATTCTCTGCGGTTTATCTGTTAACTTACCGATGTTAGTTATTTCTCGGATTCTACAAGGGTTGTGTGGCGGGGGGTTACTCGCGAAAGGTCAAGCCATTTTATTCCAAACCTTTCCCCCCCATGAACAAGGCGTTGCCCAAGCGGTGTTCGGCGTTGGAGTCATTGCAGGCCCCGCCATTGGCCCTACTTTAGGAGGATACTTAACAGATACCTTGGGGTGGCGGTGGATTTTCTTTATTAATCTGCCCTTTGGTATTCTAGCAACCTTAATGGCTTGGCTATTTTTACCCAAGGATGAGAACAAATCCAATAACACCAAAGTGGACTGGTGGGGGATTATTCTCTTAACCGTCGCCGTTGGCAGTTTACAAGCGTTATTAGAAGAAGGAGAACAGGAAGATTGGTTTTCATCCAATTTTATTCGGACTTTAGCCATTGCAGCAACGGTGGGAATGGCGTTATTTATTTGGCGGGAACTCACAACCCGAACTCCAGCCGTTGACCTGCGGGTTTTGCGATATCGGTCTTTAAGTGCGGGTAGTATTTACTCAGGAATATTAGGAATGGGACTCTATGGGACGTTATTTGTCGTCCCGATTTTTGCCCAAAGTATTCTTGATTTTTCCGCAACCCAAACGGGATTTTTATTAGCACCAGGGGCGTTATCTTCGGCGGTGGTGATGATTTTATTAGGAAAAATTTCAACGAAAGTTGATGCTCGAATCTTAATTGCGATCGGGGCTATTGGTTCAGCATTAGTCATGTTTGACCTGTCTAATATTAGCCCCCAAACGGGTACAGATCAACTATTTTGGCCGTTAGTAATGCGGGGTGGGGTGACGGTGTTGATGTTTTTGCCTTTGAGTTTAGCCACCTTGGGAGCATTACCCAAACAAGCGGTATCGGCCGGGTCGGGGTTTTATAACTTAACCCGACAATTAGGGGGGAGTGTGGGAATTGCAGCCCTCACCAGTTTGTTAAGTCAGCGAGAAGCCTTCCATCGGGCGGTACTTTTAACTCATCTAACACCCTATGATTTCGCCACCAATGAACGGTTACAAACCCTAACCGCAACATTTCAAAGTAAAGGAATGGATGTCGTTACAGCCCAGCAACAAGCCTTAGCGTCCTTAAGTCAAATAGTAGATACTCAAGCGGCTGTTCTCTCTTTTGCTGATGTTTTTAGGGTGGTAGGGGTTGCGTTTTTATGTTCGTTACCATTATTAATGTTTTTAGGTAAGGGAGGTAAAGGTGCAAAAGCTCCCGCAGCCCATTAA
- a CDS encoding HlyD family secretion protein produces MKSNTVIDSHLKAEPVEHQKPLSPEQIQSNGHQPLVENFPVIEETQPPKKNNRRWAFLLVGAIALITGGVFGSRWWQYQSTHATTDNAQIEGHISPLAPKIAATVQQVLVKDGDYVKAGQPLVILEDQDLLLKIQQEQANLNAAQAKLQSAKDQVSLTANTNISQVEQAQSNFKAQQADVAAQQTNVQQAQSEAVAAQALVQQAQLGVNAAQAQLQQDQANIATQRSQIQEAELGVNAARAKVTQAEAEVTRTQQDVQRYQTLYSQNVIPAQRLETAQAAFTEAEASLTVAQQGVGQAQATVNNAQSKLQQAQAQVANSQAQLAQAQAAVKTAQARLQQANAQVSQAQAQVEKSLAQANASQAQVAETQASGQEVVVQQDQTQLALAQMKQAEASLALARQQLTYTTITAPVSGYVGQLTAEVGKKIQPGQPLLALVPLKTDDIYIEANFKETELKDLRVGEPADVRVDAYPGEVFRATVTGISPATGAQFALLPPDNATGNFNKVVQWVPVRLAFVPNADPEHKLRAGLSVTVSVETAGGR; encoded by the coding sequence ATGAAATCCAACACTGTTATTGATTCTCACTTAAAAGCAGAACCCGTTGAACATCAGAAGCCTTTATCGCCGGAACAGATTCAAAGCAATGGACATCAACCCCTGGTTGAAAACTTTCCTGTTATTGAGGAAACCCAACCTCCGAAGAAAAACAATCGTCGCTGGGCTTTTTTGTTAGTCGGTGCGATCGCCTTAATCACAGGAGGCGTTTTCGGGAGTCGTTGGTGGCAATATCAAAGCACCCACGCCACAACGGATAACGCCCAAATTGAAGGGCATATTTCTCCCCTCGCCCCCAAAATTGCAGCGACTGTTCAGCAAGTATTGGTTAAAGATGGCGATTATGTAAAAGCGGGTCAACCGTTAGTGATTTTAGAAGATCAAGATTTATTATTAAAAATTCAACAGGAACAAGCCAACCTAAACGCGGCTCAAGCTAAATTACAAAGTGCTAAAGATCAAGTTTCTTTAACGGCGAATACCAATATTAGTCAAGTTGAACAAGCGCAATCCAATTTCAAAGCTCAACAAGCCGATGTTGCCGCCCAACAAACTAACGTTCAGCAAGCTCAATCGGAAGCAGTGGCAGCCCAAGCTTTAGTCCAACAAGCTCAACTCGGTGTTAACGCCGCCCAAGCTCAATTGCAACAAGACCAAGCTAATATTGCCACCCAACGATCTCAAATTCAGGAAGCCGAATTAGGGGTGAATGCTGCTCGTGCGAAAGTTACCCAAGCCGAAGCTGAAGTTACCCGAACTCAACAAGACGTTCAACGGTATCAAACCCTATACAGCCAAAATGTAATTCCGGCTCAACGACTGGAGACAGCCCAAGCTGCGTTTACAGAAGCTGAAGCGAGTTTAACCGTAGCTCAACAAGGCGTTGGACAAGCTCAAGCAACGGTGAATAATGCCCAGTCCAAACTGCAACAAGCTCAAGCTCAAGTGGCTAATAGTCAAGCTCAACTGGCTCAAGCCCAAGCAGCCGTTAAAACCGCCCAAGCGCGACTCCAACAAGCGAATGCTCAAGTCAGTCAAGCCCAAGCTCAGGTGGAAAAATCCTTAGCTCAAGCCAATGCGTCTCAAGCTCAAGTTGCAGAAACCCAAGCCTCCGGTCAGGAAGTGGTGGTACAGCAGGATCAAACCCAACTGGCGTTAGCCCAAATGAAACAGGCGGAAGCCTCCCTCGCCTTAGCTCGTCAACAACTGACCTATACCACCATTACCGCCCCAGTCAGTGGCTATGTCGGTCAACTCACCGCCGAAGTTGGCAAAAAAATTCAACCCGGACAACCGTTGTTAGCTCTGGTTCCCCTGAAGACCGATGACATTTATATTGAAGCGAATTTTAAGGAAACGGAGTTAAAGGATTTACGAGTCGGTGAACCTGCGGATGTGCGAGTGGATGCCTATCCTGGGGAAGTGTTTAGGGCAACGGTGACAGGAATTAGTCCCGCAACGGGGGCTCAGTTTGCTTTGTTACCTCCCGATAATGCCACAGGCAATTTTAACAAAGTTGTGCAATGGGTTCCCGTGCGGTTAGCTTTTGTTCCCAATGCTGACCCGGAACACAAACTTAGGGCGGGTTTGAGCGTGACGGTGAGTGTGGAAACCGCAGGCGGGAGGTAA
- a CDS encoding TetR/AcrR family transcriptional regulator, translating to MNSQEQKTAATRTRLLKAALEVFAEAGIAGATTKEIARVAGVNEVTLFRHFHSKEQLLASVVQHTIALQMEALTHQEEWTQDLKEDLTHYGLLYNKMLEDHEALIRTFIGEAKRHPQVASRIIAEATQPLREKLLTYLNNAQNRGTVRSDLPLEPSVDLFTGMLLAGMLRRNAIPHFIHYSREEYIETCVDLFVRGISFLPTDNTLISREQQDEIQHCY from the coding sequence ATGAATTCTCAGGAGCAGAAAACCGCAGCTACTCGAACTCGCTTATTGAAAGCGGCTTTAGAAGTATTTGCTGAAGCTGGAATTGCGGGAGCCACCACCAAAGAAATTGCGCGTGTGGCGGGAGTCAATGAAGTAACCTTATTTCGTCATTTCCATAGCAAAGAACAGTTACTCGCCTCCGTTGTCCAACACACAATCGCCTTGCAAATGGAAGCGTTAACCCATCAAGAGGAGTGGACACAGGATTTAAAAGAGGATTTAACGCATTATGGGTTGCTTTATAACAAAATGCTCGAAGACCATGAAGCTTTGATTCGCACCTTTATCGGAGAAGCTAAACGCCATCCCCAAGTGGCATCTCGGATTATTGCCGAAGCCACCCAACCCTTGAGAGAAAAGCTACTAACTTACCTCAACAATGCCCAAAACCGGGGTACAGTGCGCTCAGATTTACCCTTAGAACCCTCCGTTGATTTATTTACCGGAATGTTACTGGCGGGAATGCTGCGACGCAATGCGATCCCTCATTTCATCCATTACAGCCGCGAAGAATATATTGAAACCTGTGTCGATCTCTTCGTGCGGGGTATCAGTTTCTTACCAACCGACAACACCTTGATTAGTAGAGAACAGCAAGATGAAATCCAACACTGTTATTGA
- a CDS encoding dienelactone hydrolase family protein, producing the protein MNILKKYSLFILLVIGILITPVWTILTSAQTPNTLQTQLIEYRQGDTVLEGYLAYNSSQTGKRPGVLVVHEWKGLDEYAKSRTEQLARLGYVAFAADIYGKGIRPQTAEEARTQATLYRSNRALLRERVNAALTELQKQPQTDPQNLAAIGYCFGGTTVLELARSGADIDGVVSFHGGLDSPNPQDGKQIKSKVLVLHGADDPLVSPEDIMAFEKEMRDGNVDWQMISYGRTVHSFTNPKSGNDPSKGIAYNPDSDRRSFEAMKLFFNEIF; encoded by the coding sequence ATGAACATTCTCAAAAAATATTCTTTATTCATTCTTCTCGTCATTGGGATTTTGATCACTCCCGTTTGGACAATCCTAACATCCGCCCAAACCCCCAACACGTTACAAACCCAACTCATCGAATATCGACAAGGCGATACCGTTTTAGAAGGATATTTAGCATACAATTCTTCACAAACTGGGAAACGTCCAGGAGTGTTAGTTGTTCATGAATGGAAAGGGTTAGATGAGTATGCTAAAAGTCGCACGGAACAACTCGCACGCCTCGGTTACGTCGCCTTTGCTGCGGATATTTATGGTAAAGGAATACGACCCCAAACCGCAGAGGAAGCCCGAACTCAAGCCACCCTTTACCGCAGTAACCGGGCGTTATTAAGGGAACGAGTGAATGCTGCTTTAACAGAACTCCAAAAACAACCTCAAACTGATCCTCAAAATTTAGCTGCTATTGGCTATTGTTTTGGAGGAACAACGGTTTTAGAATTAGCAAGAAGTGGCGCAGATATTGATGGGGTTGTGAGTTTTCATGGCGGTTTAGATAGTCCAAATCCCCAGGATGGAAAACAAATTAAAAGCAAAGTTTTAGTGTTACACGGTGCAGATGATCCATTAGTTTCCCCAGAAGATATTATGGCATTTGAGAAGGAAATGAGAGACGGAAATGTGGATTGGCAAATGATCAGTTATGGTAGAACAGTCCATAGTTTCACCAATCCTAAATCAGGAAATGATCCCTCTAAAGGAATAGCTTATAATCCCGATTCTGATCGACGTTCTTTTGAAGCCATGAAACTATTTTTTAACGAAATCTTTTAG
- the rsmH gene encoding 16S rRNA (cytosine(1402)-N(4))-methyltransferase RsmH produces MSEIEALTENTQTPFVHIPVLSRELIAGLEIRAGGEYLDATVGGGGHSLLLLQAAENVRLTAIDQDQDAIAAARVKFEQTEPSILERVKFWQGNFAQYNPKGKQFDGIIADLGVSSYQFDQPERGFSFRYTAPLDMRMNQQQSLTAAEIINHWDEKELADIFYHYGEERLSRRIAKRIVEKRPFQTTTDLANAITNCVPGSYRHGRIHPATRVFQALRIAVNQELTCLEKFLDQAQYWLKPGGRIGIISFHSLEDRIVKHRLKDSPILQVLTKKPIQPQPDELNNNPRSRSAKLRVAERKLIEF; encoded by the coding sequence TTGTCTGAAATTGAAGCATTAACAGAAAACACTCAAACCCCCTTTGTCCATATTCCGGTACTGAGTCGGGAATTAATTGCTGGGTTAGAAATTCGGGCGGGGGGAGAATATCTGGATGCGACCGTAGGCGGTGGCGGACATAGTTTGTTATTGTTGCAAGCAGCAGAGAATGTTAGATTGACAGCCATTGATCAAGATCAAGATGCGATCGCGGCTGCCCGTGTTAAATTTGAACAAACGGAACCCTCTATACTAGAAAGAGTAAAGTTTTGGCAAGGGAATTTTGCTCAATATAACCCCAAAGGAAAACAATTTGATGGAATTATTGCCGATTTAGGGGTAAGTTCCTATCAGTTTGATCAGCCAGAACGGGGGTTTAGTTTTCGTTATACTGCCCCTTTAGATATGCGGATGAATCAACAACAATCCTTAACCGCGGCGGAGATTATTAACCATTGGGATGAGAAGGAATTAGCGGATATTTTTTATCATTACGGGGAAGAACGGTTATCGAGACGCATTGCTAAACGAATTGTAGAAAAACGGCCGTTTCAAACCACAACAGATTTAGCAAATGCGATCACCAATTGTGTTCCGGGGAGTTATCGTCACGGACGGATTCATCCTGCAACCCGTGTGTTTCAAGCTCTAAGAATTGCGGTGAATCAAGAGTTAACATGTTTAGAAAAATTCTTAGATCAAGCCCAATATTGGTTAAAACCTGGAGGCAGAATTGGGATTATTAGTTTTCATAGTTTAGAAGATAGAATCGTTAAACATCGATTAAAAGATTCTCCGATTTTACAGGTATTAACGAAAAAACCGATTCAACCCCAACCCGATGAACTAAACAATAATCCCCGTTCTCGTTCCGCAAAATTAAGAGTAGCAGAACGAAAGCTGATCGAATTTTAG
- a CDS encoding photosystem I reaction center subunit XI, with translation MVQIVENIQRSNDRPGDPRNREVVHAPYDDPQIGNLATPINSSAFTKAFINNLPAYRKGLSPQRRGLEVGLAHGYWLLGPFVTFNPLRDTAVGLMAGLFATISTILISTFAISLYAASDPPEPLATVTAPNPPEALKTSEGWHEYAGGFLVGGVGGALVAYAILANLDVFRTIFNIL, from the coding sequence ATGGTTCAAATCGTAGAAAATATTCAACGTTCTAATGATCGCCCAGGTGATCCCCGCAACCGTGAAGTGGTTCATGCACCTTATGATGATCCGCAAATTGGTAATTTAGCAACCCCGATTAATTCTTCTGCCTTTACCAAAGCATTTATTAATAATTTACCCGCTTATCGTAAAGGTTTATCACCCCAACGTCGGGGGTTAGAAGTGGGTTTAGCTCATGGTTATTGGTTATTAGGCCCCTTTGTAACTTTTAATCCTTTACGAGATACAGCAGTAGGTTTAATGGCGGGATTATTTGCAACAATTAGTACCATTTTAATCTCCACTTTTGCGATTTCTTTATATGCAGCCAGTGATCCCCCGGAACCCCTAGCAACGGTTACTGCACCGAACCCTCCCGAAGCGTTAAAAACATCAGAAGGATGGCATGAATATGCAGGGGGATTTTTAGTTGGGGGTGTCGGTGGGGCGTTAGTTGCTTATGCAATTTTAGCAAATTTGGATGTGTTTAGAACCATTTTTAATATTTTATAA
- a CDS encoding dihydrofolate reductase family protein has translation MRKIRLFISSSLDGYIARTSGEIDWLFTDADYGYTEFYDQKYS, from the coding sequence ATGAGAAAAATACGGTTGTTTATCTCGTCAAGTTTAGATGGATACATTGCGAGAACATCAGGCGAAATCGATTGGTTATTCACCGATGCAGATTATGGTTATACGGAATTTTATGATCAAAAATATAGCTAA
- a CDS encoding peptidase domain-containing ABC transporter, producing the protein MKTTCVLQHSQEDCGAACLASITKYYGRNLTLNRIREAVGTGQLGTTLLGLKRGSEALGFNARGGRASEELLEQLNQIPLPAIIHWRGSHWVVLYGKKGGKYILADPALGIRYLSRQDLLESWGNGLMLLLEPDSARFFAQPDETVNHFGRFLKPVWTYRTILGEAFLINLVLGVLSLAYPFFIQLLTDEVLVRGDLQLLNTLVIAIAIMNLISSILRLIQSNLIAHFAQRLQLGLVLDFCRVILRLPLPYYESHRSGEVISRLRDIQEINQLVSQIAVNLPSQFVIAAVSLGFMLFYSTKLTLSAGIFALIMTLSVLVFLPYLQQKTRSVLVLEAENQGVLVETFKGALTLKATTAAPQFWEEFQSRFGRLAHQMFRLMQISIINTAFSGLILSLGSVILLWLGSRLVISKELTIGQLLAFNSMNGNFLTFIATGIGFVDEFYRAKTATQRLTEVIDSTPENLLDFKKQFVKIPPDAEILCRDLNFYHVGRINLLENFSVKIPGGQVIALIGKSGCGKSTLAKLISGLYQPQSGNIQIDFYNLQDLSLDSLRQQIVLVPQEAHFWSRSILDNFRLAAPQATFEQIVRACQITGASEFINQIPDKYQTILGEFGANISGGQRQRLALARAIVNDPPILILDESTGSLDPVSEVEILDKLLAVRQGKTTIIISHRPRIIERADWIILIENGKLKMQGYLKDLRSKSGEHLGFLTP; encoded by the coding sequence ATGAAGACAACTTGTGTTTTACAACATAGTCAAGAAGATTGTGGCGCTGCTTGTCTCGCTTCAATTACTAAATATTATGGGCGAAATTTGACCCTAAATCGGATTCGAGAAGCCGTGGGGACGGGACAACTGGGAACAACATTACTCGGTCTTAAACGGGGGTCTGAAGCCTTGGGTTTTAATGCAAGAGGAGGTAGAGCTTCAGAGGAGCTTTTAGAACAACTGAATCAAATTCCTTTACCTGCAATTATTCACTGGCGAGGTTCCCATTGGGTAGTTTTGTATGGTAAAAAAGGCGGAAAATATATTCTTGCTGACCCTGCTTTAGGTATTCGTTATTTATCTCGTCAAGACCTTTTAGAGAGTTGGGGTAATGGCTTAATGCTATTATTAGAACCGGACTCTGCCCGATTTTTTGCCCAACCGGATGAGACGGTTAATCACTTTGGGCGTTTTTTGAAACCTGTTTGGACTTATCGAACGATTCTAGGGGAAGCATTTCTAATTAATTTAGTTTTAGGTGTGCTTTCTCTGGCTTATCCTTTTTTTATTCAACTGTTAACTGATGAAGTCTTAGTTCGGGGAGATTTACAGTTATTAAATACCTTAGTGATTGCGATCGCAATCATGAACCTAATTAGTAGTATTTTACGACTCATCCAATCTAATTTAATTGCTCATTTTGCTCAACGACTACAATTAGGATTAGTTTTAGATTTTTGCCGAGTTATATTACGTTTACCCTTACCTTATTATGAATCCCATCGAAGCGGTGAAGTTATTAGCCGTTTGCGTGATATTCAAGAAATTAATCAGTTAGTATCTCAAATTGCTGTTAATCTTCCCAGTCAATTTGTAATTGCGGCTGTTTCCCTAGGGTTTATGCTATTTTATAGCACAAAACTTACATTAAGTGCCGGAATATTCGCCTTAATTATGACTTTATCTGTTCTTGTTTTTCTGCCTTATTTACAGCAAAAAACTCGTAGTGTTTTAGTTTTAGAAGCGGAAAATCAAGGAGTTTTAGTAGAAACCTTTAAAGGCGCATTAACCCTGAAAGCAACAACCGCAGCCCCGCAATTTTGGGAGGAATTTCAAAGCCGCTTTGGACGGTTAGCCCATCAAATGTTTCGGTTAATGCAAATTAGCATTATTAATACTGCATTTTCAGGATTAATTTTAAGTTTAGGGAGCGTTATTTTGCTTTGGTTAGGAAGTCGTTTAGTCATCAGTAAAGAATTAACAATCGGTCAATTATTAGCCTTTAATAGTATGAATGGCAATTTTCTCACCTTTATTGCTACAGGAATTGGTTTTGTAGATGAGTTTTATCGGGCAAAAACGGCAACCCAACGGTTAACAGAAGTCATTGATAGTACCCCAGAGAACCTCTTAGATTTTAAAAAACAATTTGTTAAAATTCCCCCTGATGCTGAGATTCTCTGTAGAGATCTAAACTTTTATCATGTCGGTAGAATTAATTTATTAGAAAACTTTTCTGTTAAGATTCCAGGGGGTCAAGTTATTGCTTTAATTGGTAAATCAGGCTGTGGTAAAAGTACCTTAGCTAAACTAATTTCCGGGTTATATCAACCTCAATCAGGTAATATCCAAATTGATTTTTATAACCTGCAAGATTTATCCTTAGACAGTCTCAGACAACAAATTGTTTTAGTTCCCCAAGAAGCTCATTTTTGGAGTCGTTCAATTTTAGATAATTTCCGGTTAGCGGCTCCTCAAGCAACCTTTGAACAGATTGTTAGAGCTTGCCAAATTACAGGAGCTTCAGAATTTATTAACCAAATTCCTGATAAATATCAAACAATTTTAGGTGAATTTGGAGCAAATATTTCTGGGGGACAACGGCAGAGATTAGCCTTGGCTAGAGCCATTGTTAATGATCCTCCCATCTTAATATTAGACGAATCCACTGGCTCCCTTGATCCCGTAAGCGAAGTTGAAATTTTAGATAAACTGTTAGCAGTTCGACAAGGGAAAACAACGATTATAATTAGTCATCGTCCTCGAATTATTGAGCGTGCAGATTGGATTATTTTAATAGAAAATGGGAAACTCAAAATGCAAGGGTACTTAAAGGATTTACGCTCTAAATCTGGGGAACATTTAGGATTTTTAACTCCTTAA
- a CDS encoding HlyD family efflux transporter periplasmic adaptor subunit — MFGTSSSEFLRPVRSDEFLPPISLWTTLGGLGIVGTVILAFILAAVTRYKITIKAPATVRPSGELSIVQVAKEGTIQSIKVKQNQVIHQGDAIAYIDDSKLQTQKKQFQDNIQQNQEQIAQINAQITALNSQTAFEQQQANRTVSLTESELNYTQRDYQNLQATTLSEVNEAEANFKQSQEEWQKAQADLKSAEANLMSIQAALNVAKNRQERYQPLAETGAISQDKLEEAQLEVARQEQALEAQHAVIEAEKQVIQSQYQGIAAAKARWDGAKAKLNPSHATVKMAEEKVAQQRAMGQANLEQFNQEKERLIQQKIGIQNQINQDTLQLQQLETQLKDTVVSAPVTGTIYQLNLRNSGQVVRPGDIIAQIVPNKASLVLKASVPSQERDHLKIGQDAYIRIEGCPYPDFGVLPGKIQSISPDVSPINSTTDNASLINSIQTNNSVYEVIIQPEDFKLNNGEQQCLIRPGMTARTDIIANEDTILRFFLKKARLIVDSI; from the coding sequence ATGTTCGGTACATCATCCTCAGAATTTCTCCGTCCAGTTCGCAGTGATGAGTTTCTACCTCCCATTAGTTTATGGACAACATTAGGAGGTTTAGGAATTGTAGGAACGGTGATTTTAGCTTTTATTCTTGCGGCTGTAACTCGATACAAAATTACGATTAAAGCTCCTGCGACTGTACGACCTTCTGGAGAACTGAGTATTGTTCAAGTTGCCAAAGAAGGAACCATTCAAAGCATTAAAGTGAAGCAAAATCAGGTGATTCATCAAGGAGATGCGATCGCTTATATTGATGATTCTAAATTACAAACTCAAAAAAAGCAATTCCAAGATAATATTCAACAGAATCAAGAACAAATTGCTCAAATTAATGCTCAAATTACCGCTTTAAATTCTCAAACTGCTTTTGAACAACAACAAGCTAACCGCACGGTTTCCTTAACAGAATCTGAACTGAATTATACCCAACGGGACTATCAAAATCTACAAGCCACAACCCTGTCTGAAGTCAATGAAGCTGAAGCTAATTTCAAACAATCTCAGGAGGAGTGGCAAAAAGCACAAGCCGATTTAAAATCAGCCGAAGCTAATTTAATGTCAATTCAAGCAGCTTTAAACGTTGCTAAAAATAGACAAGAACGCTATCAACCTTTAGCGGAAACCGGAGCTATTTCTCAAGATAAATTAGAAGAAGCTCAATTAGAAGTAGCCCGACAAGAACAAGCGTTAGAAGCTCAACACGCTGTTATTGAAGCCGAAAAGCAAGTTATCCAGAGCCAATACCAAGGAATTGCAGCAGCAAAGGCGAGATGGGATGGTGCAAAAGCCAAACTTAATCCTAGTCATGCAACGGTAAAAATGGCTGAGGAAAAAGTGGCTCAACAACGAGCAATGGGTCAAGCAAACCTTGAGCAATTTAATCAAGAAAAGGAAAGACTGATTCAGCAAAAAATTGGAATTCAAAATCAAATTAATCAAGATACTTTACAACTTCAACAGCTTGAAACTCAACTCAAAGATACTGTTGTTTCTGCTCCAGTGACCGGAACAATTTATCAACTCAATCTCCGCAATTCCGGTCAAGTGGTACGTCCTGGGGATATTATTGCCCAAATTGTTCCTAATAAAGCTTCTTTGGTGCTAAAAGCTTCTGTTCCTTCTCAAGAGCGAGATCATCTTAAAATAGGACAGGATGCTTATATTCGGATAGAGGGGTGTCCTTATCCCGATTTTGGGGTTCTCCCCGGCAAAATTCAATCAATTTCACCGGATGTTTCCCCAATTAATTCTACAACAGATAACGCCTCTTTAATCAATTCAATTCAGACGAATAATAGTGTTTATGAAGTTATCATTCAACCGGAAGATTTTAAACTAAATAACGGTGAGCAGCAATGTTTAATTCGTCCGGGGATGACAGCCAGAACTGATATTATTGCCAATGAAGATACAATTTTGAGATTTTTCCTGAAAAAAGCTAGGTTAATCGTTGATTCAATTTAA
- a CDS encoding NUDIX hydrolase, whose product MKLIQKWKRLSSYFVFNHPWCRIRRDSVELPNGTIIDDFFIHVRPDIALVLPITEQQEIVFVRQYRHGVEQILLELPAGAFNPEKETPEAAALRELTEETGYIAESIVKLATLYDNPVKDTNSVHLFLANSVKLLSVTSLDITEEIEVVLIPIEAVLPKIQTGEICVAGSVAAVCLGLSYLQKNS is encoded by the coding sequence ATGAAACTGATTCAGAAATGGAAACGATTAAGCTCCTATTTTGTTTTTAATCATCCTTGGTGCAGAATTCGACGCGATAGCGTTGAGCTACCAAATGGAACCATTATTGATGATTTTTTTATTCATGTTCGACCGGATATTGCCTTAGTTTTACCCATTACAGAACAACAGGAAATTGTGTTTGTGCGTCAATATCGTCATGGCGTTGAACAAATTTTATTAGAATTACCCGCAGGCGCATTTAATCCCGAAAAGGAAACTCCCGAAGCAGCGGCGTTAAGAGAATTAACGGAAGAAACAGGTTATATTGCAGAGTCTATTGTTAAACTGGCAACGTTATATGATAATCCCGTTAAAGATACCAACTCAGTGCATTTATTTTTAGCCAATTCTGTTAAATTGTTATCCGTAACTTCCCTGGATATCACAGAAGAAATTGAAGTCGTTTTGATTCCGATAGAAGCGGTATTGCCAAAAATTCAAACCGGAGAAATTTGTGTTGCGGGTTCGGTGGCTGCTGTATGTTTGGGTTTAAGTTATTTACAGAAAAATAGCTAG